A stretch of the Equus quagga isolate Etosha38 chromosome 9, UCLA_HA_Equagga_1.0, whole genome shotgun sequence genome encodes the following:
- the ZSCAN30 gene encoding zinc finger and SCAN domain-containing protein 30, giving the protein MSGKSTVLASHAPRKQEGLITVKVEEENYVWGRDFGLQGNACSQETLRRQFRQFGYSDSAGPREALSRLRQLCRQWLRPEVHTKEQILELLVLEQFLAILPEELQAWLRDHRPEDGEEAVTMLEDLEKELDEPRQQDTAHGQGMIWNEMTSMGALKSLSSQFQPSENQCKSETQEPQAFHERDGKLVADKVLTAKQEITEYVASAAMISPGRLAGKTPSGQTVEEALGGLDNFEKPKGNAAKNKMSQLPSQERYFSLATFNKKISKEQSVIEYNESEGNLSLNSNVIMRRRIHTGDKLYECLDCGKAFCQSSKLIRHQRIHTGERPYACKECGKAFSLSSDLVRHQRIHSGEKPYECCDCGKAFRGSSELIRHRRIHTGEKPYECSECGKAFSRSSALIQHKKIHTGDKGYECPECGKAFGRSSILIEHQRIHTGEKPYECNECGKSFNQSSALTQHQRIHTGEKPYECRECRKTFRHRSGLMQHQRTHTRV; this is encoded by the exons ATGTCAGGAAAGTCCACAGTCTTGGCCTCCCATGCCCCTAGAAAACAAGAAGGACTTATAACTGTGAAGGTTGAAGAGGAGAATTATGTTTGGGGACGAGACTTCGGCCTTCAGGGAAACGCCTGTAGCCAGGAGACCCTCCGTCGGCAGTTCCGGCAGTTCGGTTACTCTGACTCTGCTGGGCCCCGGGAGGCTCTGAGCCGGCTCCGGCAGCTTTGCCGTCAGTGGCTGAGGCCAGAGGTGCACACTAAGGAGCAgatcctggagctgctggtgctGGAGCAGTTCCTGGCCATCCTGCCTGAGGAGCTGCAGGCCTGGCTGCGAGATCACCGaccagaggatggagaggaagccGTGACTATGCTGGAGGACCTGGAGAAAGAGCTCGATGAACCAAGGCAACAG GACACAGCTCATGGCCAAGGAATGATCTGGAACGAAATGACATCCATGGGAGCACTGAAGTCTTTGAGTAGCCAGTTCCAGCCCTCGGAGAACCAGTGCAAGAGTGAGACTCAGGAGCCCCAAGCTTTCCATGAGAGAG ATGGTAAACTGGTGGCTGACAAGGTATTGACAGCAAAGCAGGAAATAACTGAATATGTAGCATCAGCAGCCATGATATCCCCAGGAAGACTTGCTGGGAAAACTCCTTCAGGACAGACAGTTGAAGAAGCTCTGGGAGGTCTGGACAACTTTGAGAAGCCAAAAGGAAATGCTGCAAAGAACAAAATGAGTCAGCTTCCTTCccaggaaagatattttagtCTGGCAACCTTCAACAAGAAAATCTCCAAAGAACAGAGTGTCATTGAATATAATGAAAGTGAAGGAAATCTAAGTTTGAACTCAAATGTTATCATGAGACGGAGAATTCACACTGGGGACAAGCTCTATGAGTGTCTtgactgtgggaaagcctttTGCCAGAGCTCAAAGCTGATTagacatcagagaattcatactggagagagacCTTATGCATGTAAAGAATGTGGCAAAGCCTTCAGTTTGAGCTCAGACCTTGTTagacatcagagaattcatagtggtgaaaaaccctatgaatgttgTGACTGTGGAAAAGCTTTCAGAGGCAGCTCAGAGCTCATTAGGCATCGGagaattcacacaggagagaaaccttacgaatgcagtgaatgtgggaaagccttcagccgGAGCTCAGCCCTTATTCAGCATAAGAAAATTCACACTGGAGACAAAGGCTATGAATGTCCTGAATGTGGTAAGGCTTTTGGTAGAAGCTCTATTCTTATTGAACATcaaagaattcacactggagagaaaccttatgaatgcaATGAATGTGGAAAATCCTTCAATCAGAGCTCAGCCCTCACCCAGCACCAGAgaatccacactggggagaagccttATGAATGTAGAGAATGTAGGAAAACATTTAGGCATAGGTCAGGCCTTATGcaacatcagagaactcacaccAGAGTTTAA